The proteins below are encoded in one region of Pontibacter deserti:
- a CDS encoding M48 family metallopeptidase has protein sequence MFEGKYYNGRTSKGMPAFITLEPTYIRVAWQAGEESGTEIWQLSEIHKSEFNDATTLLEYGDFPRQSIAVFEQGFREALEQKYSDAKFLRSKYNAFQKTGIKGLLVGGLSLLTLAIVLFVWGVPALAEKAAAHFPLAYERAMGEQLHEQLMLGQTIDSAKTAALREYLAALDVKSDFPITVTVVKDDAVNAFAVPGGFVVVHDAILDKMKHHEELAGLLGHEIGHVQMRHSTKALARSLSYYMLLSILFGDVSGIAAVIVDNASTLNNLEYSRSAESDSDKAGLELLKQNKLNPKGMVWLMERLQSDDPEFLKFISTHPSTNDRIKEIEIQIKETKYKPEPNHELEADWAKLKK, from the coding sequence ATGTTTGAAGGAAAATATTATAACGGGCGTACCTCTAAAGGTATGCCCGCTTTCATTACACTCGAGCCCACTTACATCCGTGTTGCCTGGCAGGCCGGCGAAGAAAGCGGCACTGAGATCTGGCAACTGTCTGAAATACATAAATCAGAATTTAATGATGCAACTACCCTACTAGAGTACGGCGATTTTCCGAGGCAAAGTATAGCTGTGTTTGAGCAGGGCTTTAGAGAGGCGCTGGAGCAGAAGTATAGCGACGCCAAATTCCTGAGATCAAAGTATAATGCCTTTCAGAAAACAGGTATAAAAGGCTTGCTGGTAGGTGGACTAAGCTTGCTGACATTGGCTATAGTGCTGTTTGTGTGGGGAGTACCGGCACTGGCCGAAAAAGCCGCAGCACATTTTCCGTTAGCGTATGAGCGGGCTATGGGAGAGCAGTTGCACGAGCAGTTGATGTTGGGTCAAACGATAGATTCCGCTAAAACTGCTGCATTACGTGAGTATCTGGCAGCGCTGGATGTGAAATCTGATTTTCCGATAACAGTTACGGTAGTAAAAGATGATGCAGTAAATGCCTTTGCCGTACCGGGCGGGTTTGTAGTGGTGCATGATGCCATATTGGATAAGATGAAGCATCACGAAGAACTGGCTGGCTTGCTGGGCCACGAGATAGGCCACGTGCAGATGCGCCACTCTACCAAAGCCTTAGCCCGCAGTTTATCTTATTATATGCTGTTGTCTATACTTTTTGGTGATGTAAGTGGCATTGCAGCCGTGATAGTAGATAATGCTTCTACCCTGAATAACCTGGAATACAGCCGCAGTGCCGAATCAGATTCTGACAAAGCTGGTCTGGAACTCCTGAAGCAAAACAAACTGAACCCCAAAGGTATGGTGTGGCTGATGGAGCGACTACAGTCAGATGATCCTGAGTTCCTGAAATTTATCAGCACACACCCCAGCACCAACGACCGCATCAAAGAAATAGAAATCCAGATAAAAGAGACAAAGTATAAACCTGAGCCAAACCACGAGTTGGAAGCAGACTGGGCAAAGCTGAAGAAGTAA
- a CDS encoding GNAT family N-acetyltransferase: MLTLTRTTSHNPNFRNLIVLLDQNLKENDGDDHAFFAQFNKVDSINEVIVAYKDGVAAGCGAIKPYTESIAEVKRMFVHPDYRRQSIARQVLTALEEWAKELNYTSTILETGNKQTEAIALYKNSGYTIIPNYGQYAGVESSVCMQKELI, translated from the coding sequence ATGCTAACCCTAACCCGCACCACATCCCATAACCCCAATTTCCGGAACCTTATAGTTTTACTGGACCAGAACCTGAAAGAGAACGATGGCGACGACCATGCCTTTTTTGCGCAGTTCAATAAGGTGGATAGTATAAACGAAGTGATTGTTGCTTACAAAGATGGCGTGGCGGCTGGCTGTGGCGCTATAAAACCCTACACCGAAAGTATAGCCGAAGTAAAGCGCATGTTTGTGCACCCGGATTATAGAAGGCAAAGTATAGCCAGGCAGGTGCTGACTGCTTTAGAAGAATGGGCAAAAGAGTTAAACTATACTTCCACCATTTTAGAGACTGGTAATAAACAAACAGAAGCCATTGCACTTTACAAGAACAGCGGCTATACCATAATCCCGAACTATGGGCAATATGCAGGCGTGGAAAGCAGCGTGTGCATGCAAAAAGAACTGATCTAA
- a CDS encoding LolA family protein — protein MKRIFALLFAMVLFINLASAQQDPQATKILNAMSAKYKTMKAFKATFSQTMESSSAKSKETVEGNILVSGPKYRLAVSGQEVISDGKLMWTYLKDVNEVTITESDPEAEAMSPSKIFDMYKKGYKYAYTGPEKGADGVTYDVIEMAPQDRNNPIFKVRLYINQKDKSLKSWKMFRNNGNRYTYTIKNFQANPTLAADTFSFNKARYKGVSVVDLR, from the coding sequence ATGAAACGAATATTCGCCCTACTGTTTGCCATGGTACTGTTTATAAACCTGGCAAGTGCACAGCAAGACCCACAGGCTACTAAAATACTGAATGCTATGAGCGCTAAGTATAAAACGATGAAGGCATTTAAAGCAACCTTTTCCCAAACTATGGAAAGCTCATCTGCTAAGTCGAAAGAAACCGTGGAAGGTAACATACTGGTGAGCGGCCCGAAGTATAGATTGGCTGTAAGTGGTCAGGAAGTCATCAGCGATGGAAAACTAATGTGGACTTACCTGAAAGATGTGAATGAAGTAACGATCACAGAGTCAGACCCGGAAGCAGAAGCTATGTCGCCAAGCAAGATTTTTGACATGTATAAGAAAGGCTACAAGTATGCGTATACGGGCCCTGAGAAAGGTGCTGATGGTGTGACCTATGATGTGATCGAGATGGCTCCGCAGGACCGTAATAACCCGATCTTTAAAGTGCGCCTTTACATTAACCAGAAAGATAAATCATTAAAGAGCTGGAAGATGTTCCGCAACAACGGTAACCGCTATACTTATACCATCAAGAATTTCCAGGCTAACCCGACTCTGGCTGCTGATACCTTTAGCTTTAACAAAGCCAGGTATAAAGGTGTAAGCGTAGTAGACTTGCGTTAA
- a CDS encoding quinone-dependent dihydroorotate dehydrogenase gives MYKSLLRPLLFKLDPEKVHYLTTDALQTVYKLPFAKSISNSMFQVQSPKLERELFGLKFPNPVGLAAGFDKDAKLIDELANLGFGFIEIGTLTPKGQEGNPKPRLFRLPEDQAIINRMGFNNEGVDAAVARLRTRKSNIIVGGNIGKNKVTPNEEALNDYLYCFKALYDVVDYFVVNVSSPNTPDLRALQEKEPLQQLLLALQEQNSKMPKPKPLLLKIAPDLNEPQLNDIIEIAQEAKLSGIIATNTTINRNGLHTATQKVQNIGAGGLSGKPLTKHSTEIIRYLRQHLPQSIKIIGVGGIMTADDAIEKLDAGADLVQLYTGFIYEGPSLITQINKKLLTR, from the coding sequence GTGTATAAAAGCCTGCTTCGTCCGCTACTCTTCAAACTCGACCCTGAGAAAGTTCATTACCTGACCACTGATGCCCTGCAAACTGTTTACAAACTGCCGTTTGCGAAAAGTATAAGCAACAGCATGTTTCAGGTGCAGAGCCCGAAGCTGGAGCGCGAATTATTTGGGCTGAAGTTTCCGAACCCGGTAGGTCTGGCGGCCGGTTTTGACAAGGATGCGAAGCTGATTGACGAACTAGCGAACCTGGGATTTGGTTTTATCGAGATCGGGACGCTGACACCAAAAGGACAGGAAGGTAACCCTAAGCCGCGCTTGTTCCGCCTGCCTGAGGACCAGGCTATTATTAATCGCATGGGTTTTAACAACGAAGGCGTAGATGCTGCTGTTGCTCGTTTGAGAACCCGCAAGAGCAACATTATAGTTGGCGGCAACATCGGCAAAAACAAAGTAACGCCCAACGAAGAAGCTCTGAACGATTACCTGTATTGCTTTAAGGCGCTATATGATGTGGTGGATTACTTTGTGGTAAACGTAAGTTCGCCAAACACCCCGGACCTGCGTGCTTTGCAGGAAAAAGAACCGCTGCAGCAACTGTTGCTGGCATTACAGGAGCAGAACAGCAAAATGCCAAAACCAAAACCGCTGCTGCTTAAAATAGCCCCGGACCTCAACGAGCCCCAGCTTAACGACATCATCGAAATAGCCCAGGAAGCGAAACTCAGCGGTATTATTGCTACCAATACAACTATAAACCGCAACGGACTGCACACGGCAACACAAAAAGTACAGAACATAGGAGCTGGTGGCCTGAGCGGAAAACCGTTAACCAAACACTCAACAGAGATTATCCGGTACCTGCGCCAGCATTTGCCACAAAGTATAAAAATCATTGGCGTAGGCGGAATTATGACCGCTGATGATGCTATTGAGAAATTGGACGCAGGCGCTGACCTGGTGCAACTGTACACTGGCTTCATTTACGAAGGCCCTTCACTCATCACCCAGATAAACAAGAAACTGCTGACCAGATAA
- a CDS encoding YjgN family protein: MHETSTLKQETTVTNPTLAFKGQGSELFSIQIVNIALMLVTLGLYYPWAKAKNLQYIYRKTELAGSPFTFHGTGKEMFIGFIKGLGIFAVLIGVFMYGYMHGDNGVKFLCFAAYFIGILALIPLAIHGMMRYRTSRTSWRGIHMGYRGTLGNMYKVYFTGFFLSVITLGIYGFWFETNLRKEILGNTRFGNAKFRFIGDGSDLLLVHIKGYFLTVITFGIYGFWYMKDLIHFYINNILIEQDGKYSRLDSSLTGGQYFKLAVGNLLIMIFTLGLGYAWVVTRTMAAIFNNCEILGEFNPDALAQTEEDYKNATFEDMADMLDIGLV, encoded by the coding sequence ATGCACGAAACTTCTACTCTAAAACAGGAAACAACTGTTACCAATCCAACCCTGGCTTTTAAAGGACAGGGCTCTGAGCTTTTCAGCATCCAGATCGTGAACATAGCGCTTATGCTGGTAACGCTGGGCTTATACTACCCATGGGCGAAAGCTAAAAACCTACAGTACATTTACCGCAAAACCGAACTGGCTGGCAGCCCTTTTACCTTTCATGGTACTGGTAAAGAAATGTTTATTGGCTTTATTAAGGGCCTGGGCATATTTGCTGTGCTGATTGGCGTGTTCATGTATGGTTATATGCATGGCGATAACGGCGTTAAATTCTTATGCTTCGCAGCTTATTTTATTGGTATACTGGCTCTTATACCGCTGGCTATACATGGCATGATGCGATACCGCACGTCGCGCACCAGCTGGCGTGGCATACATATGGGCTACCGTGGCACGCTGGGCAACATGTATAAAGTGTACTTTACAGGTTTCTTCCTAAGCGTAATAACATTGGGTATTTATGGCTTCTGGTTCGAAACAAACCTGCGCAAAGAGATACTGGGCAACACCCGTTTCGGAAATGCAAAGTTCCGCTTTATCGGCGATGGCAGCGACCTGTTGTTGGTGCACATCAAAGGCTATTTCCTGACGGTAATAACTTTTGGTATTTATGGCTTCTGGTACATGAAAGACCTGATACACTTCTATATCAATAACATTTTAATTGAGCAGGATGGCAAGTATAGCCGCCTCGATTCGTCGCTGACGGGTGGGCAGTATTTTAAACTGGCTGTTGGTAACCTGCTGATCATGATATTTACACTTGGTCTTGGTTACGCCTGGGTAGTTACCCGAACAATGGCTGCGATCTTTAACAACTGCGAAATACTTGGAGAATTCAATCCGGATGCGCTGGCGCAGACCGAAGAAGACTATAAAAATGCTACCTTTGAAGACATGGCCGACATGTTGGACATTGGATTAGTATAG
- a CDS encoding FtsK/SpoIIIE family DNA translocase: MAKNTYRNEPLNGRRATNEFRGRNEPRTAANTPRSQAQPKEKSGRSFKFSFPSIKFPSFKISFLQDRRIKLFFGFFFLLLSFCMVIAFVSYIFTGPADQSVVESVDGTGLKESGQEAENWLGLFGAWLSHIFIYKWLGVGAFFAIPIVFFTGARIVFRRVTISLSYVLGLCSFSMLWLSLTLGYIVHIAGIVEDFGFLGGGIGIETAIWMSSLIGWGSGLVLGFLFLIFLVFFFDITSLTWGKASDEANEEVQPETRAASSIGEILHGTPRNINHNADPTASLEFDEEEEEEFFDEDEEDAINQALEMELRSIPPLAPKPAAPALELDIEDESLFEEDEAEAEFDTAEGEDELNLDLQIEDIPVEETGDAIENYDPTLDLARYQYPTIDLLNDYGASKVSVTKEELEANKDKIVETLANYNIGIASIKATIGPTVTLYEIVPDAGVRISKIKNLEDDIALSLAALGIRIIAPIPGKGTIGIEVPNTKKEMVSIKSILSTEKFLKSEMDLPIAFGKTITNEVFITDLAKMPHLLMAGATGQGKSVGLNIILTSLLYKRHPSQLKFVLVDPKKVELSLFNKIERHFLAKLPDTEEAIITDTKKVVNTLNSLCMEMDMRYDLLKDAGCRNLKEYNRKFVERRLNPKKGHRFMPYIVLVIDELADLMMTAGKEVETPIARLAQLARAIGIHLVVATQRPSVNVITGIIKANFPARISFKVTSKIDSRTILDAGGADQLIGQGDMLFSIGSDIIRIQCAFVDTPEVDKICDFIGGQQGYSDAYLLPEFVGDDSGAEKTDFDPSSKDPLFEEAARIIVQHQQGSTSLLQRRLKLGYNRAGRLIDQLEAAGIVGPFEGSKAREVLVTDEYSLEQLLNTLG; the protein is encoded by the coding sequence ATGGCAAAGAACACGTACAGAAACGAACCGCTGAACGGGAGAAGGGCAACGAATGAATTTAGGGGACGAAATGAGCCGCGTACTGCAGCTAATACACCCAGAAGTCAGGCGCAACCGAAGGAGAAATCCGGAAGATCATTTAAATTCTCTTTCCCGAGCATCAAATTTCCGAGCTTTAAAATAAGCTTCCTGCAAGACAGGCGGATAAAGCTGTTTTTCGGCTTTTTCTTTCTGCTGCTTTCGTTCTGCATGGTCATTGCGTTCGTATCGTATATTTTTACCGGCCCTGCCGACCAGAGTGTAGTTGAATCGGTAGATGGAACCGGTTTGAAAGAAAGCGGACAGGAAGCAGAAAACTGGCTGGGCCTGTTTGGCGCGTGGTTATCTCATATCTTTATTTACAAGTGGCTGGGCGTTGGGGCCTTCTTTGCTATCCCGATTGTGTTTTTTACCGGAGCCCGCATTGTTTTCCGACGTGTCACCATTTCACTGTCGTATGTACTGGGGCTGTGCAGCTTTAGCATGTTATGGCTGAGCTTAACGCTGGGCTATATAGTACATATTGCCGGTATTGTAGAAGATTTCGGCTTTTTAGGTGGCGGCATCGGTATTGAAACTGCTATCTGGATGTCGTCGCTGATCGGGTGGGGATCAGGTTTAGTGCTGGGTTTCTTGTTCCTGATATTCCTCGTGTTCTTCTTCGATATCACCAGCCTTACCTGGGGTAAAGCATCAGATGAGGCCAATGAAGAGGTGCAGCCGGAAACCAGAGCAGCTTCCTCGATAGGAGAAATATTGCATGGTACACCGCGCAACATCAACCATAACGCTGATCCTACTGCTTCGCTTGAGTTTGATGAAGAAGAGGAAGAAGAATTTTTTGATGAAGACGAAGAAGATGCCATAAACCAGGCTTTGGAAATGGAATTGCGTTCTATACCGCCTCTTGCGCCTAAACCTGCTGCACCTGCCCTGGAACTGGACATAGAAGACGAAAGTCTTTTTGAAGAAGATGAGGCGGAAGCCGAATTTGATACTGCCGAAGGCGAAGATGAACTGAACCTGGACCTGCAGATTGAAGATATCCCGGTAGAAGAAACCGGCGACGCGATAGAGAACTATGACCCTACTCTTGATCTTGCCCGCTACCAGTACCCAACTATAGACCTGCTCAACGATTATGGTGCCAGCAAAGTATCGGTTACCAAAGAAGAGTTGGAAGCCAACAAGGACAAGATCGTAGAGACACTGGCCAACTATAACATTGGTATTGCCAGCATTAAAGCTACTATCGGCCCGACTGTAACATTATATGAGATTGTGCCGGATGCCGGTGTGCGTATCTCCAAGATCAAGAACCTGGAAGACGACATTGCCCTGAGCTTAGCTGCACTTGGTATCCGTATCATTGCGCCGATTCCGGGTAAGGGAACGATAGGTATAGAAGTGCCGAATACCAAGAAAGAAATGGTGTCGATCAAATCTATACTTTCTACGGAGAAGTTTTTGAAGAGCGAAATGGACCTGCCGATTGCTTTCGGTAAAACCATCACCAACGAAGTTTTCATTACCGACTTAGCCAAAATGCCGCACTTGCTGATGGCAGGTGCTACCGGTCAGGGTAAATCAGTTGGTCTGAATATTATACTTACCTCTTTGCTTTACAAGCGTCATCCATCGCAGCTTAAGTTTGTACTTGTTGACCCGAAGAAGGTGGAGTTGTCGCTGTTCAATAAGATTGAGCGCCACTTCTTAGCCAAACTTCCTGATACTGAAGAAGCCATTATTACCGATACTAAAAAGGTAGTGAATACGCTGAACTCGCTGTGTATGGAGATGGATATGCGCTACGACCTGCTGAAAGATGCCGGCTGCCGTAACCTGAAAGAGTATAACCGCAAGTTTGTGGAGCGCCGCCTGAATCCGAAAAAAGGCCACCGCTTTATGCCATACATTGTGTTGGTTATAGATGAGTTGGCTGATTTGATGATGACTGCCGGTAAAGAAGTGGAAACACCGATTGCACGTCTGGCCCAGCTGGCACGAGCTATTGGTATACACTTAGTTGTGGCTACGCAGCGTCCGTCGGTAAACGTAATTACGGGTATCATCAAGGCTAACTTCCCGGCGCGTATCTCCTTTAAAGTTACTTCTAAGATCGACTCCAGAACTATCCTGGATGCCGGTGGTGCTGATCAGCTGATCGGTCAGGGTGACATGCTGTTCTCCATCGGTTCGGACATAATTCGTATACAATGTGCCTTTGTGGACACTCCTGAGGTAGACAAGATATGCGATTTTATTGGCGGACAGCAAGGCTACAGCGATGCGTATTTATTGCCAGAGTTTGTGGGTGATGACAGCGGTGCCGAGAAGACCGATTTCGATCCAAGCTCTAAAGATCCATTGTTTGAAGAAGCAGCCCGCATTATAGTACAGCACCAGCAGGGAAGTACCTCGTTGTTGCAGCGCCGCCTGAAGCTGGGTTACAACCGCGCAGGCCGTTTGATAGACCAGCTGGAGGCTGCCGGAATAGTTGGTCCGTTTGAGGGAAGCAAGGCCCGCGAAGTTTTAGTAACCGACGAATACAGTTTGGAACAGTTATTGAATACGTTGGGTTAA
- the pyrF gene encoding orotidine-5'-phosphate decarboxylase — translation MTREKLFEQILQKKSYLCVGLDTDPKKLPEHLLDFEDPVFEFNRQIVDATADLCVAYKPNIAFYEAQGPKGWVSLEKTINYIPQEIFTIADAKRGDIGNTSELYARAFFETMNFDSVTVAPYMGSDSVKPFLVQGGKWVILLALTSNPGSQDFQMLRLADGSEEYLWEQVLRESSTWGTAGQLMYVVGATQAEYVQRVRAIVPDHFLLVPGVGAQGGSLEEISRLGMNQRCGLLVNSSRAIIYASSGRDFAEKAREAAQEVQREMEQYLEQYVQHL, via the coding sequence ATGACAAGAGAAAAACTGTTTGAGCAGATCCTGCAAAAAAAATCATACCTGTGTGTCGGCCTTGACACCGACCCCAAAAAACTACCAGAACACCTGCTGGACTTTGAAGACCCGGTATTTGAGTTTAACCGCCAGATAGTTGATGCAACTGCCGATCTGTGCGTGGCCTACAAACCAAACATTGCTTTTTATGAAGCGCAGGGGCCGAAAGGGTGGGTGAGCCTGGAGAAAACGATAAATTACATACCTCAGGAGATTTTTACCATAGCCGACGCCAAACGTGGAGACATTGGCAACACCTCCGAACTATATGCCCGCGCTTTTTTTGAGACCATGAATTTTGACTCCGTTACCGTGGCGCCTTACATGGGTTCTGATTCGGTGAAGCCGTTCCTGGTGCAGGGGGGCAAGTGGGTTATACTTTTAGCTTTGACCTCTAACCCAGGTAGCCAGGATTTCCAGATGCTTCGCCTTGCTGATGGCAGCGAAGAATACCTGTGGGAGCAGGTGCTGCGCGAAAGCTCTACCTGGGGCACAGCCGGCCAGTTAATGTATGTAGTTGGTGCCACGCAAGCCGAGTATGTGCAGCGTGTTCGTGCTATAGTTCCAGACCATTTCCTGCTGGTGCCGGGAGTTGGTGCGCAGGGTGGTAGCCTCGAAGAGATCTCACGTTTAGGCATGAACCAGCGTTGCGGCCTGTTGGTCAATTCTTCCCGCGCTATTATCTACGCCTCATCTGGCCGCGACTTCGCCGAAAAAGCTCGCGAAGCAGCCCAGGAAGTACAACGCGAAATGGAGCAATACCTGGAGCAGTACGTGCAGCATTTGTAG
- a CDS encoding DUF5996 family protein translates to MKTGWPELNYHTSKDTLETLHLWTQIIGKIKLQMQPWVNHSWHVTLSVSPTGLTTGDLSHQGVHFQVDLNLVQHQLSIKTNAGQKRSFALFNMPVAEFYKKVMHALADLGIDVHIYKVPCELENPIPFDEDQTHKTYDPAQATALHQALLKAQEVLQQFRAKFRGKCSPVHFFWGSFDLAVSRFSGRTAPKHPGGVPNLPDWVAQEAYSHEVYSCGFWPGSEALPEAAFYAYIYPEPDGYRAAEIEPAEAYFHETLGEFILPYEAVRKADDPEAVLLSFLESSYEAAANLAKWDRQALEC, encoded by the coding sequence ATGAAAACCGGCTGGCCTGAACTTAATTACCACACATCGAAAGATACGCTCGAAACCCTCCACCTCTGGACGCAGATCATCGGTAAAATAAAACTGCAGATGCAGCCCTGGGTTAATCACTCGTGGCACGTTACACTCTCAGTTTCTCCAACAGGGCTAACTACAGGCGATCTCTCACATCAAGGTGTTCATTTTCAGGTAGATCTGAACCTGGTGCAACATCAGTTAAGTATAAAAACCAATGCCGGACAAAAGCGCTCCTTTGCTTTATTTAATATGCCGGTAGCGGAGTTTTACAAAAAAGTGATGCATGCACTGGCAGATTTAGGCATAGATGTGCATATCTATAAGGTGCCTTGCGAACTGGAAAATCCGATACCGTTTGATGAAGACCAGACCCATAAAACCTATGATCCTGCACAGGCAACAGCTCTGCACCAGGCCTTGCTGAAGGCGCAGGAAGTGTTACAGCAGTTTCGGGCAAAATTCAGGGGTAAATGTAGTCCGGTACATTTTTTCTGGGGAAGTTTTGATCTGGCAGTATCACGTTTTTCGGGGAGAACAGCACCCAAGCACCCAGGCGGTGTGCCTAATTTACCTGATTGGGTAGCGCAGGAAGCTTACTCGCATGAGGTGTATAGTTGCGGTTTCTGGCCAGGAAGCGAAGCATTACCGGAAGCAGCTTTTTATGCTTACATCTACCCAGAGCCCGATGGGTATAGAGCTGCTGAAATCGAACCTGCAGAAGCATACTTTCATGAAACGTTAGGAGAGTTTATACTTCCGTATGAAGCTGTACGAAAAGCAGATGACCCTGAAGCTGTATTACTGAGCTTCCTGGAGAGTAGTTACGAAGCCGCCGCCAACCTGGCAAAATGGGACAGACAGGCACTGGAGTGTTAA
- a CDS encoding YehS family protein has protein sequence MNNNDILRRLRYTFDISDNKMIELFAEGGKEVTRAEISDWMKKEDDPEFQKLNDLELATFLNGFINDRRGKKEGEQPKPEKSLNNNIILRKLKIALNLKDEDILDILEQIKFRLSKSELSAFFRKPDHQHYRPLKDQILRNFLLGLQQKYRQESGK, from the coding sequence ATGAATAACAACGACATACTGCGCCGCCTGCGCTATACTTTCGATATCAGCGATAATAAAATGATAGAGCTATTTGCAGAAGGTGGCAAAGAAGTAACCCGGGCCGAGATAAGCGACTGGATGAAGAAGGAAGATGACCCGGAGTTTCAGAAACTGAACGACCTGGAGTTGGCAACTTTCCTGAATGGCTTTATAAACGACAGGCGCGGCAAAAAAGAAGGCGAACAGCCAAAACCGGAGAAAAGCCTGAATAACAATATCATCCTGCGTAAGCTTAAAATAGCCCTTAACCTGAAAGACGAAGACATCCTGGATATCCTGGAGCAGATAAAATTCCGGTTAAGTAAATCGGAACTCAGTGCCTTTTTCCGTAAACCCGACCACCAGCATTATCGCCCGCTAAAAGACCAGATCCTGCGAAATTTCCTGCTGGGGTTACAACAGAAGTATAGACAGGAGTCGGGGAAATAG
- a CDS encoding TlpA family protein disulfide reductase: MKILLAILGFALAFSVQAQETDKFNGTPAIPFSAQDIAGETYASEALKGKVIVLNLWATFCKPCILEMPELNKLKKEFAGKEVVFISMSPEDKATLRKFFKKNQFDFAVLPSSGNYMMNFGNSLPQTILIDKAGIIREVSTGTLPVEVRKDSEGTDMYNFNSSKIKSKLNALLAE; encoded by the coding sequence ATGAAAATACTCCTTGCTATTTTAGGGTTTGCCTTAGCCTTCTCCGTTCAGGCACAGGAAACTGATAAATTTAACGGAACACCTGCTATACCCTTTTCTGCTCAGGACATTGCTGGAGAAACATACGCTTCTGAAGCTTTAAAAGGAAAAGTGATAGTACTGAATCTGTGGGCTACATTTTGTAAACCCTGTATTTTAGAAATGCCTGAACTAAACAAATTAAAGAAGGAGTTTGCAGGTAAGGAGGTCGTATTTATATCCATGTCTCCGGAAGACAAAGCTACCCTTCGGAAGTTTTTTAAAAAGAATCAGTTTGATTTCGCGGTGTTACCCTCCAGCGGAAATTATATGATGAACTTTGGTAACTCATTACCTCAGACTATTCTTATAGATAAGGCAGGTATAATAAGAGAGGTTAGTACTGGGACGCTGCCTGTAGAAGTAAGGAAGGATTCAGAGGGAACAGATATGTATAACTTTAACAGCTCAAAAATTAAAAGCAAGTTAAATGCTCTGCTGGCAGAATAA
- a CDS encoding carboxypeptidase-like regulatory domain-containing protein produces MTKLILVATFIFLSFTAFSQAVVLKGTVLSGKEAIPYVNIGIKQKGIGTAATAEGKFTLQLAEAYLNDTLTFSAVGYQELSVPVKTIVEKNLSEFTLTEKTTSLREVVVTNRKPKIKKFGITFRNPFVHGTSQARDPNDISELAKLIKLNKKPSDILSVSLYLRSDKIASANMRINFYENANGDPGERMVEESIIKRLPLNKGWVTIDLEDYNITVDKDFFIAFEYLPDPRHKGEFMFTYGGDLGGSHHTRKASLGKWEKGIGAQLAAYVTVRQ; encoded by the coding sequence ATGACCAAACTTATACTTGTCGCCACGTTTATATTTCTATCATTTACTGCTTTTAGCCAGGCTGTCGTGTTAAAAGGCACCGTGCTTTCCGGAAAAGAGGCAATACCTTATGTAAATATTGGCATTAAGCAGAAAGGGATTGGCACAGCCGCTACAGCAGAAGGAAAATTTACACTGCAACTTGCTGAAGCTTATTTAAATGATACGCTGACATTTTCGGCAGTAGGTTATCAGGAGCTCTCAGTGCCGGTTAAAACTATAGTCGAGAAGAACCTGTCGGAATTTACTCTAACTGAGAAAACAACCAGCCTGCGCGAAGTGGTGGTAACTAACCGTAAGCCGAAGATTAAAAAGTTTGGTATCACCTTCCGTAATCCGTTTGTGCATGGCACTTCCCAAGCCCGCGACCCTAACGACATTTCTGAACTTGCCAAGTTGATCAAACTGAATAAAAAGCCCTCGGATATTCTTTCTGTTTCTCTATACCTGCGAAGCGACAAAATAGCGTCTGCCAACATGCGGATAAACTTTTACGAGAACGCAAATGGCGACCCGGGGGAACGTATGGTTGAGGAAAGTATAATCAAGCGCCTGCCACTAAATAAAGGTTGGGTAACAATAGATCTGGAAGACTATAACATTACAGTTGATAAAGATTTCTTTATTGCCTTTGAGTACCTGCCAGACCCTAGACATAAGGGAGAATTTATGTTTACGTATGGTGGAGATCTAGGCGGAAGCCACCATACCCGTAAAGCTAGCTTAGGCAAGTGGGAAAAAGGTATAGGTGCGCAGCTGGCGGCTTATGTAACCGTAAGGCAGTAG